ACTCCTCTCCGCCAGCGCATCGCCCAGCGCCTCGTGCAGGCCCAGCACGCCGCCGCGATGCTCACCACCTTCAACGAGTGCGACATGTCCGCCGTCATGGCCCTGCGCGCCAAATACCAGGACGACTTTGTCAAACGCAACGGCGTCAAGCTCGGCTTCATGTCCTTCTTCACCAAGGCCGTCGTCCACGCCCTCAGGGAAGTCCCCGCCATCAACGCCCAGCTCGACGGCGACACCATTGTCCAGAACCACTACTACGACATCGGCGTGGCCGTCTCCACCGAGAAAGGGCTGATGGTGCCGGTCGTCCGCGACTGCGACCGCCTCGACATGGCTGGTATCGAGCGCGCCATCGCCGACTCCGCCAAACGCGCCCGCGAGTCCAAGGTCACGCTGGCCGACCTCGAAGGCGGCGTCTTCACCATCACCAACGGCGGCATCTTCGGCTCGATGCTTTCGACGCCCATCCTGAACAGCCCCCAAAGCGCCATCCTCGGCCTGCACGCCATCAACGAACGCCCCGTGGCCCGCGACGGCCAGGTCGTCATCCGCCCGATGATGTATCTCGCCCTCAGCTACGACCACCGCCTGGTGGACGGCAAGGAAGCCGTCACCTTTCTGGTCAAAGTCAAACAGGCCATCGAGGATCCGACACGGCTGGCGCTGGGCGTCTAGCCTCCCACCCGCGGAAAAAAGACCCTCGCGGGTATTTTCTCCGTGTCCGTCGCGCCCTCCCTGGTTAAACACCAAACCATCATGACCCAATTCGACCTTCTCGTCATCGGCGGCGGCCCCGGCGGATACGTCTGCGCCTTCCGCGCCGCGCAACTCGGCCTCAACGTCGCGCTCGTGGAAAAACGCGCCACCCTGGGCGGCACCTGCCTCAACGTCGGCTGCATCCCCGCCAAGGCCCTCCTCCACAGCACCGAACACTACGTTTTCGCCAAAACCCACGCCGCCGCTCACGGCATCAAGTTCGACCACGTCGAGGCCGACCTCTCCACGCTGATGAAGCGCAAGGACGCCGTCGTCGCCAAGCTCACCGGCGGCGTCGCCCAGCTCGCCAAGGCCCGCAAGATCGCCGTCTTTACCGGCACGGCCTCCTTCGTCCCGGGCGCGGCGGCGCCCGGTTCGGGTGGCACGGGCGACTCGCCCGTGATTCCGCATTCCATCGAAATCCTCTCCCCCGCCCCCAAGCCGAACACCCCGCCCGTCCGCCAGACCGTCGCCGCCAAAGCCGTGGTCATCGCCACCGGCTCCGCCCCCGCCGCGCTTCCCTTCCTCCCCTTCGACGGCAAGACCATCATCAGCAGCGACCACGCCATCGCGCTCTCCGACATCCCGAAAAAACTCGTCGTCATCGGCGGCGGCGCCATCGGCCTCGAGCTTGGCTCGGTCTGGGCGCGCCTCGGCTCCGACGTCACCATTGTCGAATTTCTGCCCAAAATCGCCGCCACCGCCGACGACGACATCGTGCGCAACTTCACGCGCCTCCTCCAGAAACAAGGCCTGAAAATCGAGACCGGCGCGAAGGTCACCGGCGCGAAATCCCTCGGCCCCAGCGTCGTGCTCACCGCCGAGCGCGACGGCTCGCCCCTCGAATTTCCCGCCGACAAAATCCTCGTCGCCGTCGGCCGCCGCCCGTTCACCGACGGGCTCGGCCTCGACAAAATCGGCGTCGCCCTCGACGCCAAGGGCCGCGTGCAGGTGGACGCGCAACTCCGCACCAACATTCCCGGCATTTACGCCATCGGCGACGTCGTCGCCGGCCCCATGCTCGCGCACAAGGCCGAGGAGGACGGCGCGGCCGCCGCCGAATGGATCGCGGGCCGGCACGGCCACATCGACTGGGACCTCATGCCCGCCATCATCTACACCGCGCCCGAGCTCGCCACCGTCGGCCTCGGCGAGGACGCGGCCAAGGCCAAAGGCGTCGCGGTCAACACGGGCCGGTTCAATTTCGCCGCCAACGGCCGCGCCCTCGCCGCCGACGCGGCCGACGGCTGCGTGAAAATCATCTCCGACGCCGCGACCGACCGGCTCCTCGGCGCGCAAATCCTCGGCCACGGCGCGGGCGAGCTCATCGGCGAGGTGGTCGCGCACATGGAATACGGCGGCAGCGCCGAGGACCTCGCCCGCACCGTCCACGCCCACCCGACGATGAGCGAGGCGGTGAAGGAGGCCGCCCTCGCCGTATCCAAGTCAGCAATACACGCGCTCTGACCGGAACGGCGTCCCGTCGGGTGCGATTCAAAGTGGTGTCATTCTCTCTTTCCTCTTTATTCTTTATCTTTCTCTTTCGTCAGGAAGGGGCTGGGAGTTCCGAGCGAAGCGAGAAGCCTGACAAGAGGAAAGATAAAGAATAAAGAGGAAAGATTCCGGCGATGGCACGACTTTGAATTGCACCCCGCCCCGCCAAGTCCATCCCATTCCGCTAGACGCCGCCGCCGCCATGCGCTAGACACCGGTTCTCCTTATGCGCCCCGCCTTGCTTGAAAACCCGCGCGCGCTTGTCGTCCCGCTGCTGAATGTCCTGCTGGTGCTCTGCAGCCTGGGCGCGCTTGGCCTGTTCGTGCTGGTCGCGGGCTGGCCGCTCGGACCGGATGCGGAGCGCCAGGTCCGCCTCGCCACCCGCGCGGTGCTGGGCGTGTTTGTCGCGCAGGAAATCATCCGCATGTGGTTGCAGCGCCACCGGCTCGCCTACCTGAAAACCCGCAAGATCGAGGCCGCGCTCGTCGTGCTGATTCTCGCCGAGGTGAGTCTCGGGCCGCAGGTCCACGCGTGGATACGCACGGTGCTGCCGGACGCCTCGCCCGGCTCGCTCACGCTTTTTCTGCTCGCCTGCTCGCAGCTCACGCTGCTGGCGCTCATCGCGGTGCGCGCGCTCCGGCGCAACCGCCTGCTGGCCGCGCTCCGCCTCTCGCCCGGCATGCTGTTCATCCTGAGCTTCGCCCTGGTGATCGCATGCGGCACGCTGATGCTGAAAACCCCCAACGCCACCGTGCATGGCATCGGCTGGCTCGACGCTTTTTTCACCGCCACCAGCTCCGTCTGCGTGACCGGGCTGGGCGTCATCGATGTCTCAAGCGACCTCACGCGCCACGGCCAGTGGATCATCCTCGGGCTGGTCCAGGTAGGCGGGCTGGGCATGATGACGCTCACGTATTTCTTCGCCTATTTCCTCACCGGCGGCGTGTCGCTGCGCAACCGTATCGCGCTCCAGAACCTGCTCAACGAGGACAGCCTCGGCCAGATCGGCACCGTGCTCGGCGTCATCGTCGGCTTCACCCTCGCCGTCGAGCTGGCGGGGGCGGCGGCCATCCATTCGCTGCTCGCGGAGACCGGCGGGCTGCCGTCGGGCGAGGCGGTCTTCTTCTCGCTCTTCCACTCCGTGTCGGCGTTCTGCAATGCCGGCGTGTCCATCCTCCCCGGCAATCTGGCCGATCCCGCCATGCACGGCCGGACCGGCGTCATCGCCGTCATCATGGCGCTCATCGTCACCGGCGGCATCGGGTTTCCCGTGGTCAAGAATTTCTGGCAGGTGTTCATTGCGCAACTGCGAAGGCTGGCCGGGCTGCGCGTCGCGATCCCGCCGCGCCTCACCACCAACAGCCGCGTGGTGCTCGTCACCTCCGGCGTGCTGGTCGTCGGGGGCGCGGCGCTGATCTACCTGACCGAGTTTGTCTTCGCCGACGGGCGGCCCGCCACGAACATGAGCCCCTGGTTCACCGCTCTCTTCCAGTCCGTCGCGACGCGCTCCGCCGGGTTCAACGTCACGCCCACCGAGCTGCTCACGCCCGCCACCAGCATCCTCATGATGGCGCTCATGTTTGTCGGCGGCAGCCCGTCGAGCACCGCCGGCGGCATCAAGACCTCCACGCTCGCCGTCGCGGTGCTCGCGCTGCGCCGCGTCGTGCTCGGCCGCCCGGAGATCGAGGCATTCGGCCGCCGCATCCCCAACGAAACCGCCGACCGCGCCCTCGCCGTCATGCTGCTGGCCCTCGGCTTCTTCGTGCTCATCGCCACCACGCTCTGCATGCTCCACCCCGAGTTGCCGCCGCTCGACCTCGTCTTCGAGGCCATCGGCGCCGTCTCCACCGCCGGCCTCGCCCGCGGCGTCACCGGGGAACTCGGCCCCGCCGCCAAGCTCGTCATGATCGCGGGCATGTTCATCGGGCGCGTGGGCGTGCTCATGTTCCTTCTTTCCTTCATCCCCCGACGGGAGCGCGCCGGCTACCGCTACCCGGAGGCGACCATCGTCATCACCTGATCACCTGCCCCGCAAAATCATCCAACTTTCGAAAGACAATCACCATGAAATGCTGCGTAATCGGACTGGGCGTGTTCGGCAAAAACCTCGCCATCAACCTCGCGCAACTCGGCGCCGACGTGCTCGCGATCGACCGCCGCGAGGAAAACATCTCGCTCATCAAGGACGAAGTCGGCGCCGCCGTCGTGATGGACTTCGAGGACCCGACGCCGCTCGCGCATTTCCCCATCGCCGAGATGGACGCCGTCGTGGTCGCCATCGGCGACGATTTTGAAAGCTCGATGGCCTTCACCGTGAAAGTGCAGGAGCTGGGCGCGCAACGCATCGCCTGCCGCGTGCTCTCGCCCATGCACGAACGCCTCCTGCGCCTGATGAAAATCGACCGCCTCGTCGTCCCCGAGGAAGTCGCCGCGCGCGGTCTCGCGCACTCCCTGCTCATGCGCGGCGTGGTCGGCGGCTTCGACATGGGCGACGCGCATTCCATCATCGAGGCTCGCGTGCCCGCCCGGCTCGTCGGCAAGTCGCTCATCGACACCGGCGCGATTTTCAAGAAGGCCGGCGTGCGCATCGTGACCATCAAGCGCCTCGTCACCGGCGCGTTCGGCGGCCTGCTCAAGACCGCCGAGAAACGCCGCACCATGGGCGTCGTGGCCCTCGACGAAGTATTTCAGCAGGAGGACATCTTCGTGCTCTTCGGGGAGGAAAAAAACCTGCGCACCTTCCTCGACGATTATTCGGGCGAGTAGGGCATGCCCCGAAAAAATCGTTCTCGTTCTCTTTTCTGAAAAATAGAGCGAACGGGAACGATTTGACCTCAGCTCAGGTCCCGGATGCTTCCGAACTCCGGGTCGAACAGCCGCCGGTAAGTCCGCACGATCATGCCGTCGGTCAGCCCCGCCAGCCAGTCGCAAATGCAGCGCGCCTTTTCGTCCGTGCCGTGCGCCGTCAGAAGCTGGCGCGCCACGCGCGGCGGCAGGATTTTTATCCGGCGCTCCCCGTGCCCGGCGTAGTTTTCCCACGCCGCCTCCCACAGGCTGAACAGCACGCGCCGCGCCTTGTATTCGATCTGCTGGAGTTGCGGGCTTTCGAAAATGATGTCGTTGGCCATCTTTTTATAAAACAGCGCCTCGCTCTCCGCCTCCACGTCCACCAGCAACTCGAAGCGATAGCGGTGGGTGCGCCCCATCATGAAATTCTCGTCCTCGCGCTCGCGCAGCCGGCACGCCCGCACGAAGTGCCCGATGCGCCGCGCAAACCGCGACTCCAGCCGGTCGCGCCGGATCGCATCGATGAGCGTGTCCAGCCAGCGCTCGCGCAACGAATCCGCCTCCACGTTCCCCCGGGCGGCCCACGCCTCGATGCGCTCGATCGTGAGGAAGCCCGCCTTCACGCCGTCCACGATGTCGTTGAGCGAATAGGCCGTGTCGTCCGCCCAGTCCATGATCTGGCATTCCACCGACTTGAACTTGTTCAGCGCCTCGTCCTCGTGCAGCTCCTCCGGGATGGCCGCGCCGTCGAAGACAAAATCCCGGTGCGCGCGCTGCGAGTCGTAGATGAAGTGATGCTGCGGCGGCTTGGAAAACTCGTGGTAGAGTTTTTTGTATTTCAACACGCCGTCCGCCAGCGCGCGCGTCGGCTGCATGCCGCGGATGTCCGACTCCGTTTCGAAAATCGTGTCGGCCAGCAGCCGCAGCGTCTGCGCGTTGCCCTCGAAACCGCCGTGGGCGCGCATGATCTCCTGCAACGTGCGCTCGCCCGAATGCCCGAACGGCGGATGCCCCAGATCGTGCGCCAGGCACACCGCCTCGACCAGGTCGCCGTCGATATAAAAATCATCCGCCAGCAGCGCGTGGCTCGCGCAGGCCGGGGCGCGCAGAAACTGGCAGATGGACCGCCCGATCTGCGCCACCTCCATCGAATGCGTCAGCCGCGTGCGGTAAAAGTCATACTCGCCCGACAAAAACACCTGCGTCTTCGACTGGAGCTTCCGGAACGCGTGCGAATGGATGAGCCGGTCGCGGTCGATCTGGAACGGGCTGCGGTAATCCCCGGGCCGCGCCGCCTCGCCCGAAGCGGCCTGGAGTGTCTGCGTGTCGAACTCGGAGTAGAAGCGGTTTTGGCTTTTCATGCGGACGCCTCGACTCCAGCACACCGGCAGGCGGGTGCAACCCCAAGCTCTGTCCGCGCCCGGATCGGCCCCTTGGCCGGCGCCACTAAACTTCTGCGCTTGCCATCGTTCCTCGACATGAGTTTTCAAAATGCGCGAAAAACAATGACGCCACCTTCCACGCCACAATTCAGCAAAAGCAAATTGCAAGCGATGGTCGCCGAGGCCACGGCGGATTGTTACAACGAGTCCGAAAAAACCACCGGATTCTATACCATGATCGACGAGCACCTCGACCTGCCCTGCGAGGTCGTGATCGGCGGCGCACCGATGACGCTGGAAAGAATCAAGGTCACCGAGGACGACACCATCGAGGCCGTGTGCGCCAGCGGGCGGCACCGGCAAAACACCTCCGTGCTCGAACTCAAATTCGTGGCCCCGCTGCCCGCGGGATACGAGTGGGTCGAAGCCTACCGCCTCTGGAAAAACACGCCTGCCGGCCAGGCATAAACCGGCCTCCCCGCCCTCTCGGGAGGGCGGTTTCAGGTGAAATGCAAAACCCCGCACCGGTCCGGTGTCTGCTTGCATTCCGCAACTGGATGGCCGACTTTGGCTTCCATGTCTTTGCCCTTTCAAGGCCGCCGCAGCCCGCCGTTTGCATTAACGCGGTTTTTCTCCACCTTGCCTCGACAACTCCCCGCCTCGGAATGAACCTTAATACCTCCGGACATCGTCGCGCCTTCTTCGTAGTTGTACTCGCCGTCGCGATGCTGGCCGGCTTGCGCGCGCCGGCCGTCACCCCGGACGAACTCGCCGCGCTCCGCGAACAAGCCGCCGCAGGCTCCGCCGCCGCGCAATACGACCTCGGCCTCGTCTACCTGGACCGGCGGGAGTCGGTTTACGACCCCGCCGAGGCCTATGCCTGGATGCAACTCGCCGCCGACAACGGCGCCACCGGCATCGCCCTCGACGCCCTTCTCGCGCGCCTCAATGCGAGGCAAACCGCGCGCGCCCGCCAGCGCCTCGCGGAGCTTCGCGCCGACACCGCCCCGGTCAAAGCCGCCCGCCCGCCTGTGGCCGCCGCCGCGATCTCACCCGTCAGCGCCGCCCCCGGCAAAAGCCCGGTCGAAGCCGCGCCCCTGGCCGCCTCGCCTGTCGCCGCCGCCCGCATTTCCCCCGTGGAGACATCTCCGGTCAGCGCGCCGCCGCCCGTTTCCGAACCGGAGCCCGGGAAGGCCGCGCTCGCCGCCGCCCAGCTCGAGCTCGCCTCATCCCTCGCCAGCGAAAAACAACGCGCCGACAGCCTGGCCGGCGAACTCGCCGCCGCGCGCCAGTCAGCCGCCGCACTTGAAAAACGGCTCAACGAACTCTCCGGCGAAAACAAGACCCTGACCGGCCAGCTCGAACAGGCCCGCGACCTCGGCGAGCAGGCGCGCCTTGGCGCCAATGAAGAACTGGCCGCCCAGCGCGAAGCCCGCGCCTCGCTCGAACGGCAGGCCGCCGACCTCGCCGCGCGGCTTGCCGACGCTGAAAAGAAACTCGCGTCCGACTCCGACACCACGAAGCACGAGCAGCAAGCCGCCCTCGACCGCCAGACCCAGACCGCCGGCCAGCTCGAAACCGCCCGCACCCAACTCGCAACCGCGCAAGACGAAAACGCCCGCCTCAACCAGCAACTCTCCGAAGCGCAAGCCAGACACGGCGAGGCCTCCACACAAAACACCGCGCTCCAGCAGCAACTCGCCGACGCCCAAGGCCAGCTTGACGGGCTCCGCGCCGCCGCCGGGCAAACCACGGACGAAGCCAAATCGCTCCGCCGGCAACTCGCCGATGTCACCACCGCCCGAGACAGCCTGCAAACCCAGCTCGACGAAATCCGCGCGTCCGCCACCCGGTCCGACGCCGAGACCGGCGCGCTTCGCCAGCAGATCGAAACCCTCGAAGCCAGTCTCGCCGACGCCAAGACCCGCGTCGCCCGTTCCGCCGACGAAGCCGCGCAAGCGAAAACCGACAGCGAGAAACTGCGCCTCGAACGCGATGAGGCCCGCGAAAAAACCATCGCGGCGGAATCCGCCCTGGCCGGCGCCCGGACCCGCGCCGACACCGGCGCGAGCGAGCTTGAGACTGCCCGCGCCGAACATGAAAAGACCCTCGCGCTCCTTGCCGAAGCCCGCGCCCGGCTTGAGGACGAGCAGGCCAAAAACGCCCTCCTTGAGCAACAGGCCGGCGCCTCCGCCCAAAAACTTTCCGCCGACCTCGAAGCCGCCAAAGCCGAACTGGAAACCGTCCGGGCCGAGTTGGAAACCGCGCAGACGGAATCGGACAAGTCCCGCGCCCGAGCCGACGCCACCGCGGGCGAGCTTGAGGCCGCCCGCGCCGGGCACGAAAAGACCAGCGCGCTTCTTGCCGAGGCTCATGCCCGGCTCGACGCCACGCGCGCCGAGTCCGCCGCCTCGCAAAGTTCGGCGCAAACCCAGCTCGCGCAACTCCGCGAAACCGCCGACGCGCTCGCCGCCGAAAACGAAACCCTGAAAACGCGCCTCGCCGAACGCGCCGCCCAGTCCGCCGCGCCCACCGCCGCCATCCCCCCGCCGCCGGAAGCCGTCTCCTCGCGCAGCGCCCCCTCCCGCCCGCGGTCCGCCGCGCCCGCGCCGACGACCGCCGCCCCGCGTATGCACACGGTCAAGCCTGGCGAAACTCTTTCCGAAATCGCCAAGGCCTACTACGGCTCCGCCGCGCGCTGGCCTGAAATCTACGAAGCCAATCGCGACAAGCTGAAAGACCCCGCCGCGCTCGCCCTCGGCATGGAAATCGTCATCCCGTAACACATACCGGAACGCCTATTTTAATGTAATTTAATTCACTCTATTTTAATAGGATTTAATTCTTGACCAATTATACTAATAAAATCAAGTAACGACAATTCTGCGACCAGTCAACTGGAGGGGAACCACGGGGAGATTCACCACCATGTTGACGAAACACCTACAAATATCGAAAAAGAAGAAGACATTATTGTCTCATTATTATCATGAATTGCAGCAAATTGCATTATCTCCATTCATCGGGCGGAGAACTGCATATCCAGGAATCCTTGCGCTTGGTTTGTTTGCTTCCGCGGCTGTGATCCATGCCCAGTCCGTGGTGCCAGAGTCGAAATCAATCGAGCCATCTCCGGTTGTTCCCGTGGTTTCCTCCGATACTGGAGCCGCGTCTTCCGATCCATCCGCCAAGGATGTGGTGACACTCAGTCCTTTCCGCGTGAACTCATCCCGCGATGTGGGTTATGTCGCCCGGGAAACCCTTTCTGGCAGCCGCTTGAAGACCTCCCTCCGCGATGTCTCGTCCCAAGTTTCCATCATGACCCCGGAATTTCTGGCGGATGTGGGGGCCAACACGCTCGATGAGGCGCTGCGTTATTCGCTCAATGTGGAGAATCCGGGTGAATACTATGACGCCACCACGACCAACAATACCTCGCTTTCGCTGAACCCCTTCCTGGGTCCCAGCCGGACACGCGGGCTCGCGGTTTCGACCACCACCCACGATTTTTTCCCGACCTACCTGCCCATCGACACCTACAACACCGAGCGTTTCACCTTTGCCAGCGGTCCCAATGCCATTCTCTTTGGCTCCGGCAATCCGGCGGGCAGCATCGACACTTTGTTCAAGCGCGCCTTTCACGAAAGCTCCCGTTACAGTGCGGAATTCCGTTTCGACACCGAGGATGGCTGGCGCGCCGCGCTGGATGTCAACCAGCCGCTCTGGAAAAACATCGTTTCCATCCGCGCCACCGGCCTCAAGCAGCATGGCGAGAGCTTCCGCAAACCCAATTACGAGGATGCCGAACGCGGTTTTGTCACCCTGTCGGTCGATCCCGCACGCTGGCTCAGTCTCCGAGCCTGGTATGAGACCGTGGATATCAAGCGCCAGCCCGTGTATAACACCGTCGCCAAGGACCGGGTGACACCGTGGGTGGAGGCCGGACGGCCGATATACGACAACGCCTCGGGCAACCCGCTGCCCGCCAACAGCAACGATCCGTCGGCCCCGGGTTACTCGCCGGTCTTTCTTCCCTTCACCGGAAACAACGCCACAAGCCGGCAAGTCTACGTCACGGGACAATCCCTCGGAAACGTCCCGCTCGCCTACTGGACCAATACCGTCATCACCCGCGGCTATGACTCCATCATCCAGGGAGCCGACGGGTTCGAGCACAGCATCGGCGATGCCGCCGCGTTTCCGGTTGATGCCAACATCACCGGCAACGGCCTGCGCAACCAGCTGGATGGCGACCTGTGGGGCGTCAGCGTTGAGCTGAATCCCTTCAAGAATTTCTACGTGGAGCTCGGCTACAACGAGGAAAACTATGAGCAGCGTTTCGTGGAATACGGAGGCACCGGCGCCACCACCCTCGCGGTGGATGCGAACCGTTACCTGCCGGACGGGACCACGCTCAACCCCAACCAGGGGCGCTACTACGTGCAGGGCACGCTGAGCTCCGGGGCCGCGTGGAACCAAAGCCGCCACGCCCGCGTCACGGCGTCCTATGACCTCGATTTCACCCGGCGCGACGATTGGGCGCGCTGGCTTGGCCGCCTCCGGGTGGCCGGCATGCTGGCCCGCGACCGCAACTGGCGCATCCTGCAGCGGGCGGCGCCATCCGTGGCGGGCGGCGGCGAGGTGCCTTATCTCCGGGTCTATGTCGACCGGCAGGACGATCCGTCCGCCGAGGGCGTCTATCATGTGAACATCCCGGTCAACCTCTTCTCGGATTACACGCTTCCCGGCACGGCGACTGCCATCAATTCCCCTTTCGGTCCTCACGCCGTCTATTCCGCCGCCAACGGCGAGGCCACGGACATCGACACACGCCTCTTTGCCGCCCAGTATTATCTGCTGCAGGACCGCATCGTCCTCGCCTATGGAAAGAGGGCGGATGACAGCAGCGGTTCCCTGCCGGTCCGGCTGACCGACGCCGGCGGAAACCTGATCTCGCTCATTGATCGCCGGGACGGATTCGCCCACGCCAGCGACAAAAAACTCAAAACCGACCTCAAGGGCGTGGTGGTCCACCCGTACAAGTGGCTTTCTTTCCACTACAACGAATCCAACAGCCAGAATCCCTCCAGCACCTCGGCCATCAACCTCGACGGCTCGGCCAAGCCCTCCGGCGATGGCGAGGGCAAGGACTACGGCGTCAGCGTCCACCTGCTCAACGGCCTCGTCTCGCTGCGCGTGAACAAATACGAGTCGGTGCTGCTCGACGGCCTCTCCAGCTACCGCGCCGGCACCGGCATCGGCGGCATTAACCCATTCCGCGACACGGTGTATAACATCGAAAAAAGCGTGCTCGATGCCGGCGCGCCGCAAAACCCGGCGTTTGCCTCCTACGAGACGGCGGTGGCCGAAAACGCATCCGGCACCAGTTTTACCGGACGCGAGGTTTACGATGTGTCCTCCGATACGCGCTCGGAGGGCTACGAAGCAGAACTGGTGGCAAACCCGACCCCGGCCTGGCGCATCAGCATCGGGCTGGCGAAAACCAAGGCGTCGGAATCCAACATCGCGCAAGACTGGTTCGATTTTATCAACGCGCGCCTTCCCGTGTGGGCCGACTATGGAAACGCGGTCCTGCACAACAATGCCAGCCAGACCGTCGGGGGGTATATCAATTCCAACGTCATATCGAGCTGGAACTACATTCGCGAACTCGAGGGACGCTCGAATCCCGCGCTCCGCAAGTATCGCCTCAATGCCACCATGCGCTACACCTTTGAGCGCGGCGCGCTCAAGAACCTCTTCGTGGGCGGCTCGTATATCTGGCGCAGCAAAATGACGCTTGGCTATAAGACCAAAACCGTCCGGCCCGAAGACATGGAGTTCGCCTATCCCGGCCTGGTCACGGGTCCGCTGGAAACCATCGACATCAGCCAGCCGATTTACGGGAAACCCCTCACCGAGGTGGATGCGTTCATCGGCTACAGCCGCAAGATTTTCCGAGGCAGGATCGCGTGGCGCATCCAGGCCAACATCCGGAATCTCTTCGACAACCAGGATCGCCTCGCCCAGCGCGTTGACAGCGCGGGAGTCGTGCAAGTGTATAATCTCGTCGCCCCGCGCACCCTGGCCGTGACCAACACGTTTGAATTCTGACGCGCCGTCCCGCCGCGGCACTGGGCTGCGGCGGGATGCAGCCCAAAAGTTTTCGATCTTGGCCCCGTATCATACTGTCAAGCGCACCGCGCTCGCGACAGCACACGAAAAATCTGGACGATTCCCAACATGAATTCCCCGCTCCTTCGATTCTGCTCCCTTGCCCTGCTCGGCTCCATCATGACCATCGCACACGCTCAGGAGACCACCCTCCGCTGGCTCGATGAAACACCGCCCGCCCAAAACACCGGCGTGAGCTTCGGCGTCCCCTGGCCGCAGGGCGCGGTGGGACGCGACGCCGCCTTCACCCTCAGCGCGGACGGGCAGACGCTCCCCGTGCAAACCTGGCCGCTCGCCTACTGGCCCGACGGCTCGCTCAAATGGAGCGGCATCGCCACCGTCGTGCCCGCCGGATTCTCCATCGAGGCGAAACTGACCGTCGCCCAGTCGCCGGCCGCGGCGGGCGCGCTGCGCGTGACGCGCGACGGACGCGCCATCGTCATCGACACCGGCGCGCTCGTCTGCGCCATTCCCGGCGAAGGCGGCGAAAACCTCATCGATTCGCTCCGCATAGGCGACCGCGAGGCCGCGCGCGCGGGCAGGCTCGTCTGCCTCCTGCAAAACGGCCCCGCGCCCGAGCCCGACGACACCGCCGCGCCGGGACGCGAATCCTTCGCCAGCATCGTGAAATCCGCCGTCGTCGAGCAATCCGGCCCGGTGCGCGCCGTCGTGCGCCTTGAGGGCTTCCACCGCGGCGCGCGCTCGGGGCGCGAGTGGCTGCCGTTCACCGTGCGGCTCTATTTCTACAGCGGGCAAACGGCGGTGCGCATGGTGCACACCATCGTGTTTGACGGCGACCAGGAAAAGGACTTCGTGCGCGGGCTCGGCGTGCGCTTCGATGTCCCGATGCGCGAGCAGGTGCAAAACCGCACGGTGCGCTTCGCGGGTGAAAACGGCGGCGTGTGGTCGGAGCCGCTTCAGCCGGGCGGCGGCAGCATCGATCAGGAAACGGGAAAGCCCTTTGCCATCACCGGCGAGTTTTTTGAAAACGCGGTCTGGGACGACTTCAAGCTCGTGCAGCCCAATCCGCACGGCTTCAACATCGTCAAGCGCACCAACCGCTGGAGCACCTGGCTCGCCTCCGCCGCGGGCTCGCGCGCGGGCGGCTACGTGTTTGCCGGCGACCTCGGGGGCGGGCTCGGCGTCGGCATAAAGGACTTCTGGCAGTCCTATCC
This genomic stretch from Termitidicoccus mucosus harbors:
- a CDS encoding TonB-dependent receptor plug domain-containing protein → MNSSRDVGYVARETLSGSRLKTSLRDVSSQVSIMTPEFLADVGANTLDEALRYSLNVENPGEYYDATTTNNTSLSLNPFLGPSRTRGLAVSTTTHDFFPTYLPIDTYNTERFTFASGPNAILFGSGNPAGSIDTLFKRAFHESSRYSAEFRFDTEDGWRAALDVNQPLWKNIVSIRATGLKQHGESFRKPNYEDAERGFVTLSVDPARWLSLRAWYETVDIKRQPVYNTVAKDRVTPWVEAGRPIYDNASGNPLPANSNDPSAPGYSPVFLPFTGNNATSRQVYVTGQSLGNVPLAYWTNTVITRGYDSIIQGADGFEHSIGDAAAFPVDANITGNGLRNQLDGDLWGVSVELNPFKNFYVELGYNEENYEQRFVEYGGTGATTLAVDANRYLPDGTTLNPNQGRYYVQGTLSSGAAWNQSRHARVTASYDLDFTRRDDWARWLGRLRVAGMLARDRNWRILQRAAPSVAGGGEVPYLRVYVDRQDDPSAEGVYHVNIPVNLFSDYTLPGTATAINSPFGPHAVYSAANGEATDIDTRLFAAQYYLLQDRIVLAYGKRADDSSGSLPVRLTDAGGNLISLIDRRDGFAHASDKKLKTDLKGVVVHPYKWLSFHYNESNSQNPSSTSAINLDGSAKPSGDGEGKDYGVSVHLLNGLVSLRVNKYESVLLDGLSSYRAGTGIGGINPFRDTVYNIEKSVLDAGAPQNPAFASYETAVAENASGTSFTGREVYDVSSDTRSEGYEAELVANPTPAWRISIGLAKTKASESNIAQDWFDFINARLPVWADYGNAVLHNNASQTVGGYINSNVISSWNYIRELEGRSNPALRKYRLNATMRYTFERGALKNLFVGGSYIWRSKMTLGYKTKTVRPEDMEFAYPGLVTGPLETIDISQPIYGKPLTEVDAFIGYSRKIFRGRIAWRIQANIRNLFDNQDRLAQRVDSAGVVQVYNLVAPRTLAVTNTFEF
- a CDS encoding LysM peptidoglycan-binding domain-containing protein, translated to MNLNTSGHRRAFFVVVLAVAMLAGLRAPAVTPDELAALREQAAAGSAAAQYDLGLVYLDRRESVYDPAEAYAWMQLAADNGATGIALDALLARLNARQTARARQRLAELRADTAPVKAARPPVAAAAISPVSAAPGKSPVEAAPLAASPVAAARISPVETSPVSAPPPVSEPEPGKAALAAAQLELASSLASEKQRADSLAGELAAARQSAAALEKRLNELSGENKTLTGQLEQARDLGEQARLGANEELAAQREARASLERQAADLAARLADAEKKLASDSDTTKHEQQAALDRQTQTAGQLETARTQLATAQDENARLNQQLSEAQARHGEASTQNTALQQQLADAQGQLDGLRAAAGQTTDEAKSLRRQLADVTTARDSLQTQLDEIRASATRSDAETGALRQQIETLEASLADAKTRVARSADEAAQAKTDSEKLRLERDEAREKTIAAESALAGARTRADTGASELETARAEHEKTLALLAEARARLEDEQAKNALLEQQAGASAQKLSADLEAAKAELETVRAELETAQTESDKSRARADATAGELEAARAGHEKTSALLAEAHARLDATRAESAASQSSAQTQLAQLRETADALAAENETLKTRLAERAAQSAAPTAAIPPPPEAVSSRSAPSRPRSAAPAPTTAAPRMHTVKPGETLSEIAKAYYGSAARWPEIYEANRDKLKDPAALALGMEIVIP
- the dgt gene encoding dGTP triphosphohydrolase, with product MKSQNRFYSEFDTQTLQAASGEAARPGDYRSPFQIDRDRLIHSHAFRKLQSKTQVFLSGEYDFYRTRLTHSMEVAQIGRSICQFLRAPACASHALLADDFYIDGDLVEAVCLAHDLGHPPFGHSGERTLQEIMRAHGGFEGNAQTLRLLADTIFETESDIRGMQPTRALADGVLKYKKLYHEFSKPPQHHFIYDSQRAHRDFVFDGAAIPEELHEDEALNKFKSVECQIMDWADDTAYSLNDIVDGVKAGFLTIERIEAWAARGNVEADSLRERWLDTLIDAIRRDRLESRFARRIGHFVRACRLREREDENFMMGRTHRYRFELLVDVEAESEALFYKKMANDIIFESPQLQQIEYKARRVLFSLWEAAWENYAGHGERRIKILPPRVARQLLTAHGTDEKARCICDWLAGLTDGMIVRTYRRLFDPEFGSIRDLS